The sequence TTTTTATGATAATATAAAGATGAAAAAATATAGGCATCAATGTCGTGGTCAAAAAATGTCTTGTAGCTTCTAAAGGATTTAATGGTTTGATTTCTTTAGGGTCAGTCGTTGTAAGTGCGAAGCTATTAAATGATGGAGATTCATTACCAAGTGGAGAGGGACACGAATCTGAGAATCTTTGCTGTTCCTGTAAAGAAGTAATTTTTATCATTTTATAGAAGCATTGAAAAAATTACTTCTTAAAAGTCACCTACAAAGAAACCTCAGATTGAGCCCTAGTGAATTTGTTGGTTGAAACAGTTACTAGAGCAGTTGATTACTGTTTGATTAGAGTAGATGTGATTAGAAAAAATTATATGAACAATCAATATTAACGCGACCTTAGACGCTTTTGTTTTAATCTATTACGAAGTAACAATATATTCCGAATATTATTATGTTTTAACAAAAAAGAGCGATATTTTACAAGAAATAAAAGGGTTTTGATAATAAATATAGAAATAATGTAGATGTGTGTATTTATAGATTGTTGAATTATATATATAAAGGGGGAGAAATTTCATGCATCTATCGATTAATAGTTTTTCAGAGTTTTTAATTGGAATTGTGATACTAGTTTTTTTGATTATTTTTTATAAACCTACTAAAGAGTATTCGCTTAAATATAAAGCTAAATGTAAAAAAATAGCAATGACTATTACAGCACTAAGTTTTGTTAATCTTATATTGATAAATATTACATATAAAAATTTGGACCCGTTTTTTGTAACAGGCTTGTTTTTAGGGTTGTTTATTAACTATGCTATATTAAAAGGAGAATTAAGAGTAGCACAATCATTATCAGATATAAATTGGTTAACAGGAAGCAGTTATTTGAAAGGAAAATTTAGTTTTAAAAATATAGATTGGGCGTTGATTTTTAAAACTAGTCTTATATTATTAATTTGGACAACATTGGTATTTGGTATTTTTAAACCTGAAATGAATGATAATTTAGCAGGGGATTTGTTGCAAGGATCAGGATCAAAATTGATTGCTGTAATAAATAATATTATAGTTATTTGCTTAATAGCACCTCTAAGTGAAGAAATAATTTATCGATTTTTTGCAATTAATATATTTTTACGTTGGTTTGGGAAAAAAAGAAAAATATCAATAGTGCTTGCTGTTCTTATTCCAACTATTACATGGATGTATTTGCATTCTGGAACTTTAGCTAATAACTGGATTAAATATGTTCAAGTATTACCAGCAGGATTAGCTTTTAGTTACATATTATATAAAAAAGATGTTGAGCATAGTATCTTAACTCATATGGTATTTAATATATCAGCCTTTTTTATTACATTTATTTTTTTGAAACTTAATTTTCTTAGAGTCTAAATGAAAAAGCCTGAGTTAGTATTAGACTCAGGCTTTAGTGAGGTTTTTAATGAGTGCTTACTTATATATAAATGTGGAAATTTCCTTTTTAAAAATATTATCTTATTCTGCTTCTTGAGTATTTAAAGAATCTTTTAGGTGCTGGATATATAAGTCTTGAACTCCTTCTATTTGACCTAAACCTTTTATTATTGGTTCTACTTTATAACCTTTGCTTTCTAAAATCATTTTCCATGAATCTTCTTCGTCTCCTGCCATGTCATTCTTTGCATGATCACCAGCTACTACCATTAGTGGCATTAAGTAAATTTTCTTGTAATTCTTATCTTTTGTAATATCTAATAGTGTATCTAATGATGGATAACCTTCTACAGTTCCGATATAAATATTATCATAGCCTTTATATTTGAATGTGTAATCTAAGCACGCATATGCTGAATTTGAAAAATGATGTGTACCATGTCCCATGAAGAATAATGCTTCATCTTCTTTAAGTGTTGGGATTTCTTTTGAAAGTACATCAACTAAATTCATGTAATCTTCAGGACTTGTTAACAAGGGATTACCAAATGTTATTTTTTCGAATTTATCTTTATAATTGTTAACTAATTCAAGGGTGTCGTGGTATTCAGCTCCATTCATTACATGTAGTGATTGAATGAGTACTTCACCATAGCCTTCACTTACAAGTTTTTCTAGTGCTTGCTTTACATTATCTATTTCTAAACCATCTCTTTTTTTCAGTTTGTTAATTATAAACTGAGATGTAAATGCTTTTTTGAAATCATAATCAGGAAATGCTTTTGCTATTTTTGCTTCTGTTGCTTCTATTGTTAATTTGCGTGTTTCATTGTGGCTTGTACCAAAGCTGACTACAAGTACTGCTTTTTTGTTTGGGTCACATTTAGAAACCTCTTTTTCATTATTTTGCTCTGTTCCTGTTGTTTTAGAATTAGAACAACCTGCTAGTAAACTAAAAGATAAAACTGAAACTAATAATAATAATAATAACTTTTTCATGTGTAACACTCCTCTTATATTAATATTTATTAGGGCAAAAATTATTTATTTGCCCTAATATAAATGGTAGGGGTTACTTCGTAGGGAACAACATAAAAAAACCGCCATAAAGGCGGTATTATAGACATAGTTAGTTTAGACTAAAATGCTATACTATACTTCCCACCGAAGTATGATTGTATATTTTCATAAAGGTAGGTCTTCCGACTCTTACTTATAGCTTGAATATCGCCTTCCCAAAATAATTCAGTGGCATTTTGATATCAAACAAGTAATTACGGCAGCGGGGGCTGTGCAAGAATTTCACTTGACTTCCCTTTTAATCACATTTATTATGTGAGCCTTTTGAAATATTTGTGTTCTGTTCGTTAATAGTATAACATCAAATAAGAGTAATGTCTACGAGTAAGTTAATAATTTATCAATATAATTTTATTTACAATAATAGTTTAATGTGCTATACTGAAATTAACAATAGAATATTGGCTAAGAGAATAGGAGAGCCGTTTCAAATTTTTCCATTAACTATGGGGAATATTTGTGACGGCTTTTTTGCTTATATAAATATTCTTAATACCATAAGTGGAGGGGTTTTATATGTATGATGTTGCTGTGATTGGAGCAGGTGTAATAGGAACTTTTATTGCAAGAGAATTATCTCGATATGATTTGAAAATTGTAATAGTTGAAAAAGATAATGATGTTGCAAATGGAACTACTAAGGCAAATAGTGCTATTGTTCATGCGGGTTATGATGCAGATTATGATAGC is a genomic window of Abyssisolibacter fermentans containing:
- a CDS encoding type II CAAX endopeptidase family protein, whose translation is MHLSINSFSEFLIGIVILVFLIIFYKPTKEYSLKYKAKCKKIAMTITALSFVNLILINITYKNLDPFFVTGLFLGLFINYAILKGELRVAQSLSDINWLTGSSYLKGKFSFKNIDWALIFKTSLILLIWTTLVFGIFKPEMNDNLAGDLLQGSGSKLIAVINNIIVICLIAPLSEEIIYRFFAINIFLRWFGKKRKISIVLAVLIPTITWMYLHSGTLANNWIKYVQVLPAGLAFSYILYKKDVEHSILTHMVFNISAFFITFIFLKLNFLRV
- a CDS encoding sirohydrochlorin cobaltochelatase, translating into MKKLLLLLLVSVLSFSLLAGCSNSKTTGTEQNNEKEVSKCDPNKKAVLVVSFGTSHNETRKLTIEATEAKIAKAFPDYDFKKAFTSQFIINKLKKRDGLEIDNVKQALEKLVSEGYGEVLIQSLHVMNGAEYHDTLELVNNYKDKFEKITFGNPLLTSPEDYMNLVDVLSKEIPTLKEDEALFFMGHGTHHFSNSAYACLDYTFKYKGYDNIYIGTVEGYPSLDTLLDITKDKNYKKIYLMPLMVVAGDHAKNDMAGDEEDSWKMILESKGYKVEPIIKGLGQIEGVQDLYIQHLKDSLNTQEAE